The Azospirillum baldaniorum genome contains a region encoding:
- the pyrC gene encoding dihydroorotase — MPTDRLVLRRPDDWHVHLRDGAMLKAVLPFTAHQFGRAIIMPNLKPPVTRTADAVAYRERILGALPEGHAFTPLMTAYLTDGTDADDLAQGFEDGVFAAAKLYPANATTNSAHGVTDLGKIAPVLERMAEIGMPLLIHGEVTDAHVDIFDREAVFLERTLGPLLERYAALRVVLEHATTAEAVAFVREHAASGRVGATITAHHLLINRSHLFAGGIRPHLYCLPIAKRETHRVALVEAATSGEGPFFLGTDTAPHTVTAKESACGCAGCFTAANAMELYAEAFDEAGALDKLEAFASLNGPRFYGLPVNEDKVVLERTPSTTPDIVLTADGEAVLPFRSGETTRWTFAGGA, encoded by the coding sequence ATGCCCACCGACCGTCTCGTCCTCCGCCGTCCCGACGACTGGCATGTGCACCTGCGCGACGGCGCCATGCTGAAGGCGGTGCTGCCCTTCACCGCCCACCAGTTCGGCCGCGCCATCATCATGCCGAACCTGAAGCCTCCGGTGACCCGCACGGCGGACGCCGTGGCCTACCGGGAGCGCATCCTGGGCGCCCTGCCGGAGGGCCATGCCTTCACGCCGCTGATGACCGCCTATCTGACCGACGGCACCGACGCCGACGATCTGGCCCAGGGCTTCGAGGACGGCGTCTTCGCCGCCGCCAAGCTCTACCCGGCCAACGCCACCACCAACAGCGCCCACGGCGTGACCGACCTCGGCAAGATCGCCCCGGTGCTGGAGCGCATGGCGGAGATCGGCATGCCGCTGCTGATCCACGGCGAGGTGACCGACGCCCATGTCGACATCTTCGACCGCGAGGCGGTGTTCCTGGAGCGCACCCTCGGCCCGCTGCTGGAGCGCTACGCGGCGCTGCGCGTGGTGCTGGAGCACGCGACCACCGCGGAAGCCGTGGCCTTCGTGCGCGAGCACGCCGCCTCCGGCCGGGTCGGGGCGACGATCACGGCGCACCACCTGCTGATCAACCGCAGCCACCTGTTCGCCGGTGGCATCCGCCCGCACCTCTACTGCCTGCCCATCGCCAAGCGGGAGACGCACCGCGTGGCGCTGGTCGAGGCGGCGACGTCGGGCGAGGGGCCGTTTTTCCTGGGCACCGACACCGCCCCGCACACGGTGACCGCGAAGGAGAGCGCCTGCGGCTGCGCCGGCTGCTTCACCGCCGCCAACGCGATGGAACTCTACGCCGAAGCCTTCGACGAGGCGGGGGCGCTGGACAAGCTGGAGGCCTTCGCCAGCCTGAACGGCCCGCGCTTTTACGGCCTGCCGGTCAACGAGGACAAGGTGGTGCTGGAGCGCACGCCGTCCACGACGCCGGACATCGTGCTGACCGCGGACGGCGAGGCCGTGCTGCCCTTCCGTAGCGGCGAGACGACCCGCTGGACCTTCGCCGGCGGGGCTTGA
- the hisS gene encoding histidine--tRNA ligase — protein MSLITPRTPPGTMELLPRQQVAFQRLLDTIRRGYERFGFVPVETPVFETVDTLLTKSGGETEKQVYFVQSTGALQQGNKPDIALRFDLTVPLARYVAEHERDLAFPFRRYQIQRVYRGERAQRGRFREFYQCDIDVIGKDSLSAHYDAEIPAVIYHVFSELDFGGFTINVNNRKVLLGLLDGLGVDDAEKRVLVLREIDKLDKIGRDKVRDSLTGLGMAADAAEKILSLIDAKGTNEETLAALGALGIENETFRQGVAELTTVIQGLKALQVPDGVVRINLAIARGLDYYTGTVYETFLNDHPGIGSVCSGGRYDNLASHYTKSKLPGVGISIGATRLFYQLMEAGIIKDGGATAQVLVTQMDPALSADYYGLATALRAAGINTEIQLDGGKLAKQMKYADKAGIPLVVLMGSDEKARGTATLKHLVKGEQVEVPLADLAAKAKELLGA, from the coding sequence ATGAGCCTCATTACCCCCCGCACCCCGCCCGGAACGATGGAACTGCTGCCGCGCCAGCAGGTGGCCTTCCAGCGTCTGCTCGACACCATCCGCCGCGGCTACGAGCGGTTCGGCTTCGTGCCGGTGGAAACCCCGGTGTTCGAGACGGTGGACACCCTGCTGACCAAGTCCGGCGGCGAGACCGAGAAGCAGGTCTATTTCGTGCAGTCCACCGGCGCCCTCCAGCAGGGCAACAAGCCGGACATCGCGCTGCGCTTCGACCTGACGGTGCCGCTCGCCCGCTACGTGGCGGAGCATGAGCGCGACCTCGCCTTCCCCTTCCGCCGCTACCAGATCCAGCGCGTCTACCGCGGGGAGCGGGCGCAGCGCGGGCGCTTCCGCGAATTCTACCAGTGCGACATCGACGTGATCGGCAAGGACAGCCTGTCCGCGCATTACGACGCGGAGATCCCGGCGGTCATCTACCACGTCTTCAGCGAGCTGGACTTCGGCGGCTTCACCATCAACGTGAACAACCGCAAGGTCCTGCTCGGCCTGCTCGACGGGCTGGGCGTGGACGACGCGGAGAAGCGCGTCCTGGTCTTGCGCGAGATCGACAAGCTGGACAAAATCGGCCGTGACAAGGTGCGCGACAGCCTGACCGGCCTCGGCATGGCCGCCGACGCCGCGGAAAAGATCCTGTCCCTGATCGACGCCAAGGGCACGAACGAGGAGACGCTCGCCGCGCTGGGCGCGCTGGGCATCGAGAACGAAACCTTCCGCCAGGGCGTCGCGGAGCTGACTACTGTCATCCAGGGGCTGAAGGCCCTCCAGGTGCCGGACGGCGTGGTGCGCATCAACCTCGCCATCGCGCGCGGCCTCGACTACTACACCGGCACGGTTTACGAGACCTTCCTGAACGACCATCCCGGCATCGGCAGCGTGTGCTCCGGCGGGCGCTACGACAACCTCGCCAGCCACTACACCAAGTCGAAGCTGCCGGGCGTCGGCATCTCCATCGGCGCGACGCGGCTGTTCTACCAGCTGATGGAAGCCGGCATCATCAAGGACGGCGGTGCCACCGCCCAGGTCCTGGTGACGCAGATGGACCCAGCCCTGTCCGCCGACTATTACGGCCTCGCGACGGCGCTGCGGGCGGCGGGCATCAACACGGAAATCCAGCTCGACGGCGGCAAGCTCGCCAAGCAGATGAAATACGCCGACAAGGCGGGGATTCCGCTGGTCGTCCTGATGGGCTCCGACGAGAAGGCCCGCGGCACGGCGACGCTGAAGCATCTGGTGAAGGGCGAGCAGGTCGAAGTCCCGCTGGCCGACCTCGCCGCCAAGGCGAAGGAACTGCTGGGGGCATAG
- a CDS encoding tetratricopeptide repeat protein — protein sequence MASVAEALNLALDHHLSGRLEEARLLYGRILEVDPDNPHALHFAGLLAAQTGAVADGVAMIGKAAALLPLAADIHGNLGKALMALGTPDGAAQASATFRRVLALQPDGAGDWFALGGALIEAGDGPAAHRALTRALTASAATDSEPLAEAFERAGLRLYAAADWAGATDAFRKARTLAPQRAEAHRMLGAALAQTSDPEGAVEALTEALRLDPTLAEAQTNLVHLLVTLGRFDDAERAGRRAVVLDPGNADAYGNMVPLLEQTLRVAEALRQCGRATRIAPQRAAFHRNRLSLLLHEGRRDDAVAAGREATRLAPADAEAHLALAVALLASGQLREGWEEFEWRWETRQLDPVHRSFPQPQWTGAEDVAGRTILLYAEQGLGDTLQFVRYAPLLAARGARVVVGCSPALVRLMERVDGVSAAIAWGGELPAFDLHIPMMSLPRAFGTDLDGIPATVPYLRADPADVAAWRERLPVEDGRPRVGLVWAGSPRTVRGVASPIDRRRSLPLAALAPLADVPGVRFVSLQMGPGAAQLAEAPAGMDIADPMGGVRDFADTAALAETLDLVITVDTSVCHLAGGLGRPTWTLSRADACWRWLGNREANPWYPTMRVFGQDRSGDWSGVVARLRAALTDFVAAHGHAS from the coding sequence ATGGCCAGCGTCGCCGAAGCCCTGAACCTCGCGCTCGACCATCATCTGTCCGGGCGGCTGGAGGAGGCACGGCTGCTCTACGGCCGCATCCTGGAGGTGGACCCGGACAACCCCCACGCCCTGCATTTCGCCGGGTTGCTGGCGGCTCAGACCGGCGCGGTGGCGGACGGGGTGGCGATGATCGGCAAGGCGGCGGCCCTCCTGCCGCTCGCCGCCGACATCCACGGCAATCTCGGCAAGGCGCTGATGGCGCTGGGCACGCCGGACGGAGCGGCGCAGGCGTCCGCCACCTTCCGCCGCGTCCTTGCCCTGCAACCCGACGGCGCCGGCGACTGGTTCGCCCTGGGCGGCGCCCTGATCGAGGCCGGCGACGGTCCCGCCGCCCACCGCGCCCTGACCCGCGCCCTGACGGCCAGCGCCGCCACCGACAGCGAGCCGCTGGCCGAGGCGTTCGAGCGGGCCGGCCTGCGGCTCTACGCCGCCGCCGACTGGGCGGGCGCCACCGACGCCTTCCGCAAGGCGCGCACCCTCGCCCCGCAGCGGGCCGAGGCGCACCGCATGCTCGGCGCCGCGCTGGCCCAGACGAGCGACCCGGAGGGCGCCGTGGAAGCGCTGACCGAGGCGCTGCGCCTCGATCCCACGTTGGCCGAGGCGCAGACCAACCTCGTCCATCTCCTGGTCACGCTGGGCCGTTTCGACGACGCCGAGCGGGCCGGGCGCCGGGCGGTGGTTCTGGACCCCGGCAACGCCGATGCCTACGGCAACATGGTGCCGCTGCTGGAGCAGACCCTCCGTGTCGCGGAGGCGTTGCGCCAATGCGGACGGGCGACGCGCATCGCTCCGCAGCGGGCCGCCTTCCACCGCAACCGCCTGTCCCTCCTGTTGCATGAGGGTCGCCGCGACGATGCCGTCGCCGCCGGGCGGGAGGCCACCCGCCTCGCCCCCGCCGACGCGGAGGCCCATCTGGCGCTCGCCGTCGCCCTGCTCGCCTCCGGTCAACTGCGCGAGGGGTGGGAGGAGTTCGAATGGCGCTGGGAGACCCGGCAGCTCGACCCCGTGCACCGCAGCTTTCCTCAGCCGCAATGGACGGGGGCGGAGGACGTGGCGGGCCGGACCATCCTGCTCTACGCCGAACAGGGACTCGGCGACACGCTGCAATTCGTCCGCTACGCGCCGCTGCTGGCCGCGCGGGGGGCACGGGTGGTCGTCGGCTGTTCCCCCGCGCTGGTCCGGTTGATGGAACGGGTGGACGGCGTATCCGCCGCCATCGCCTGGGGCGGAGAGCTTCCCGCCTTCGACCTGCACATCCCGATGATGAGCCTGCCCCGCGCTTTCGGGACGGATCTGGACGGCATCCCAGCCACGGTGCCCTATCTGCGCGCCGACCCCGCCGACGTCGCGGCGTGGCGCGAGCGCCTTCCGGTGGAGGACGGGCGTCCGCGCGTCGGGCTGGTCTGGGCGGGGTCGCCGCGCACGGTGCGCGGGGTGGCGAGCCCGATCGACCGGCGGCGCAGCCTGCCGCTGGCCGCCCTGGCCCCCCTGGCCGATGTGCCGGGCGTGCGATTCGTCAGCCTCCAGATGGGGCCGGGCGCAGCGCAGCTGGCCGAGGCCCCGGCGGGCATGGACATCGCCGACCCCATGGGCGGCGTCCGCGACTTCGCCGACACGGCGGCGCTGGCCGAGACGCTGGACCTTGTCATCACGGTGGACACCTCCGTCTGCCACCTCGCGGGCGGGTTGGGGCGGCCGACCTGGACGTTGTCGCGCGCCGACGCCTGCTGGCGCTGGCTGGGCAACCGGGAGGCCAACCCCTGGTACCCGACCATGCGGGTGTTCGGCCAGGACCGCTCCGGCGACTGGTCCGGCGTGGTCGCCCGCCTGCGCGCGGCGTTAACGGATTTCGTGGCGGCGCACGGTCACGCCTCTTAA